The Longimicrobium sp. genome segment GGACGGCGGAAAAGGCCCGCTTCCGCGACCGGACCGCGGTCACGCGCGAGGACGTGGTTGCCAAGGCGGGCGACGTGGATCTGCGTGACCTGCTGGCCCACTTCTACACGGGCCCCTCGCTGCGCGTGGTGGGCGAGGACGGAGCCGCCTTTCTCCTTCCCGCCGCCAGCGAGGAGGAAGGGCGGGTGGTAACGCTCTGCCCGGCGTGCCACCACTGGCAGGAAGGGTCGGCGGCAACGTGTGAGAAGTGTGGGGGCCAGGCGGACACGGTGCTGGCGGCCCGGCCGGGGCGCCGGTAGGGCACGGGGGAGGGGGCCCTGGCCTCGCTGGGGCGGTTGAAACCGCGGCAACAAAGGCCCGAAGTCCGCCTTCGCGGACTGCATCCGCGGTATCGGAGATGTTCGAATGAAAATCGCGCATTCCGCCACTGGGGAGGAACGTATGCGAAGCCCTTGGACGCAGCTGTACCTGCACTTCACGTGGGCCACTTGGGACCGGTATCCGTTTCTGACTGCGTCCGTCCGGCAGCGCGTGTATGAGTGCATTCAGGCCGAGTGCGGGCAACTGGGCGCGGAGGTGATCGCGATCGGTGGCATCGAGGATCACGTTCACCTGCTCGTCCGGGTTCCGGCGACGTTGGCACCCGCGAACCTCGCGAAGCAGGTAAAAGGCGCATCGTCGCACCTGATGACGCACGAGATCGCCCGGGGCGAGGCCTTCAAGTGGCAGGGCGGATACGGCG includes the following:
- the tnpA gene encoding IS200/IS605 family transposase, which encodes MRSPWTQLYLHFTWATWDRYPFLTASVRQRVYECIQAECGQLGAEVIAIGGIEDHVHLLVRVPATLAPANLAKQVKGASSHLMTHEIARGEAFKWQGGYGVFSVSKSDVPRIRDYVLRQEQHHREKRLDPELEPTMSETARLSMH